The Thermoleophilaceae bacterium genome has a segment encoding these proteins:
- the trxB gene encoding thioredoxin-disulfide reductase: protein MSAPENVIIIGSGPAGYTAALYTARADLRPLVIEGFIWGGLLQQTTDVENYPGFPDGILGPELMQRFRDQAERFGTRFITEDVSRVEFSRDGGLHKVWVGDELHTARAVILSMGAEPRKLGVPGEEELAARGVSYCATCDAAFFRDKPTIVVGGGDTAMEDAIFLSKFASTVQIVHRRDEFRASQIMYERARDTENIELVTPYVVERFEGEPGLETAVLKHAETGEEKRLDIAGAFIAIGHKPNSAIVEDQVATDQNGYVATEGKSTRTGLAGVFAAGDLVDHTYRQAVTAAGSGCQAALDAEAYLRDTPVIPEEHYLHHEPVEEPVEAQG, encoded by the coding sequence GTGAGCGCACCAGAGAACGTGATCATCATCGGTAGCGGGCCCGCCGGCTACACGGCTGCCCTCTACACCGCCCGGGCCGACCTGCGCCCGCTCGTGATCGAGGGGTTCATCTGGGGCGGCCTGCTCCAGCAGACCACCGACGTGGAGAACTACCCGGGCTTCCCGGACGGAATCCTGGGACCCGAGCTGATGCAGAGGTTCCGCGACCAGGCGGAGCGCTTCGGCACCCGCTTCATCACCGAGGACGTGTCGCGAGTGGAGTTCTCGCGCGACGGCGGGCTCCACAAGGTCTGGGTGGGCGACGAGCTTCACACCGCTCGGGCGGTGATCCTGTCGATGGGCGCCGAGCCGCGCAAGCTGGGCGTTCCGGGCGAGGAGGAGCTGGCGGCCCGCGGCGTCTCCTACTGCGCCACCTGCGATGCGGCCTTCTTCCGTGACAAGCCCACGATCGTCGTGGGCGGCGGCGACACCGCGATGGAGGACGCGATCTTCCTCTCCAAGTTCGCGAGCACCGTGCAGATCGTGCACCGGCGCGACGAGTTCCGCGCCTCGCAGATCATGTACGAGCGCGCGCGGGACACCGAGAACATCGAGCTCGTGACCCCGTATGTGGTGGAGCGCTTCGAGGGCGAGCCGGGCCTCGAGACGGCCGTGCTCAAGCACGCCGAGACCGGCGAGGAGAAGCGGCTCGACATCGCCGGCGCGTTCATCGCCATCGGCCACAAGCCGAACTCGGCGATCGTCGAGGACCAGGTGGCCACCGATCAGAACGGCTACGTGGCCACCGAGGGCAAGTCCACGCGCACCGGCCTCGCGGGCGTGTTCGCCGCCGGCGACCTCGTGGACCACACGTACCGCCAGGCGGTCACCGCCGCCGGGTCCGGCTGTCAGGCCGCGCTCGACGCCG